Proteins co-encoded in one uncultured Draconibacterium sp. genomic window:
- a CDS encoding sulfatase-like hydrolase/transferase, which yields MKLKLSLIFLFFSSVLFAQKPNIIFLLTDDQRDNTFSCDGHPYVKTPNFDKLIGNGVRFTNTYIATPVCSPSRVSLFTGMCERKHAVGFSSSYKLTDKQWEKSYPALLRNDGYFTGFIGKIGIEYYTFKDRVEEKFDFWRGHNGWARFFPKTADNCKEYFDSDEDIITPIMGESMERFLDSVPDDKPFCLSVSFSVPHGSQTTSMFPENEEAGIMLVAANENPRLKGSPFYDKLYRNLTIEIPEETATDPYRFIPEAIMDQYQGRANETYIYNYNAISCTEHHIRYFQQITGLDYIVGELFKSLEKRGFAENTVIIFGSDHGLLMGEYGMGGKGLLYDLTTKIPCFVYDPRLPEPMRGRKINELVSSLDITTTILDYAGIEAPENMDGKSLKPFVYNENPKWRDELFLESLFTLRDNPFCEGIRSGNWKYIRMYDGIVHFDEADLDFKGRKPDFEQLFNLKQDPEEMVNLIDEYEGSKILTQLRRKCEKQSEEMNKKREKYMNTIDYERR from the coding sequence ATGAAATTGAAACTATCACTTATATTTCTTTTTTTCTCTTCCGTTTTATTTGCCCAAAAGCCAAATATCATTTTTTTACTTACCGACGATCAGCGCGATAATACATTTAGTTGCGATGGGCATCCTTATGTAAAAACTCCAAATTTCGATAAACTTATTGGAAACGGGGTGCGATTTACAAACACTTACATCGCAACTCCGGTTTGTTCTCCAAGTCGGGTATCGCTATTTACCGGTATGTGCGAAAGAAAACATGCCGTGGGTTTTTCGTCTTCCTATAAACTAACCGACAAGCAGTGGGAAAAATCCTACCCTGCATTACTCCGAAATGATGGATATTTTACCGGGTTTATTGGTAAAATCGGTATTGAATATTACACATTTAAAGATAGAGTGGAAGAAAAATTTGACTTTTGGCGTGGTCATAATGGCTGGGCAAGGTTTTTTCCTAAGACAGCTGATAATTGTAAAGAATATTTTGATTCGGATGAAGATATAATCACGCCCATTATGGGCGAAAGTATGGAACGTTTTCTCGATTCTGTGCCCGATGATAAACCTTTTTGCCTGTCGGTAAGTTTCTCTGTTCCACATGGCAGTCAAACAACTTCAATGTTTCCTGAAAATGAAGAAGCCGGAATAATGCTGGTGGCTGCGAATGAAAATCCCAGGCTAAAAGGAAGTCCTTTTTACGATAAACTATATCGCAATTTAACTATTGAAATACCGGAAGAAACAGCTACAGATCCCTATCGATTTATTCCTGAGGCTATTATGGATCAATATCAGGGAAGGGCAAACGAAACTTATATTTACAACTACAATGCGATTTCATGCACAGAGCATCATATCCGATATTTTCAACAAATAACCGGGTTAGATTATATTGTTGGTGAATTATTTAAAAGCCTTGAAAAAAGAGGATTTGCCGAAAATACTGTTATCATTTTTGGAAGTGACCATGGGTTGCTTATGGGTGAGTATGGAATGGGGGGAAAGGGATTACTTTACGACCTGACCACAAAAATCCCCTGTTTTGTTTACGATCCCAGACTTCCAGAACCAATGCGTGGCAGGAAGATTAATGAATTGGTTTCAAGCCTCGATATTACTACAACCATACTCGATTATGCAGGAATTGAAGCTCCCGAAAATATGGATGGTAAAAGTTTGAAACCTTTTGTTTATAACGAAAATCCTAAATGGCGCGATGAACTTTTTCTTGAAAGCCTGTTTACCCTGCGCGATAATCCGTTTTGCGAAGGGATAAGATCTGGCAATTGGAAATACATAAGAATGTACGATGGAATTGTGCATTTCGATGAAGCCGACCTTGACTTTAAAGGCAGAAAGCCTGACTTCGAACAACTATTTAACCTTAAGCAAGATCCCGAAGAAATGGTAAATCTTATTGATGAATATGAAGGATCAAAGATTTTAACACAGCTTCGAAGAAAGTGCGAAAAGCAATCAGAGGAAATGAATAAAAAACGTGAAAAGTACATGAATACTATTGACTATGAAAGAAGGTAA
- a CDS encoding PIG-L family deacetylase yields MKKLKLLLKIFAGLFVIVVILFLSFRTYLFSDDVQLVKSITQQLQSKKVMVIFAHPDDESYTTELLLNAEKEGIETALLTFTPGDAGTQMPQVCQQQFLGDVRKAEVYKSGYALGVDYQKVFDYSDGTLKDQRLPQLVDDIQQELEKFKPDLIVTFWPESGMTIHPDHMTIGKATQLAFANYKKGKNAKLAYTIMPSKVVSMLGGDEMQKLQPEANISIKANAAAKVRLWNINASQKQFVKDYTGIPDWLIYRLINREYYFVE; encoded by the coding sequence ATGAAAAAACTTAAACTTCTGCTAAAAATTTTTGCAGGTCTTTTTGTAATCGTCGTTATATTGTTTTTAAGTTTCCGAACCTATTTATTTTCTGATGATGTTCAACTGGTAAAATCGATAACACAACAACTTCAATCGAAAAAAGTAATGGTTATTTTTGCTCATCCTGATGATGAATCGTACACTACCGAGTTGCTTCTGAATGCTGAAAAGGAAGGAATTGAAACGGCACTGCTGACTTTCACTCCGGGCGATGCGGGAACACAAATGCCACAGGTTTGCCAACAACAGTTTTTGGGCGATGTACGAAAAGCAGAAGTATACAAAAGTGGTTATGCACTGGGAGTTGATTACCAAAAAGTTTTTGATTATAGCGACGGCACACTAAAAGACCAACGGTTGCCGCAATTAGTTGATGACATACAACAAGAACTGGAAAAGTTTAAACCTGATTTGATTGTAACGTTTTGGCCCGAAAGCGGAATGACCATACACCCCGACCACATGACAATAGGGAAAGCAACACAACTGGCTTTTGCCAATTATAAAAAAGGTAAAAATGCCAAACTGGCTTATACGATTATGCCCTCAAAAGTGGTATCGATGTTGGGTGGCGACGAAATGCAAAAGCTACAACCCGAGGCTAACATTTCAATTAAAGCAAATGCCGCTGCAAAAGTCAGGCTTTGGAATATTAATGCCTCGCAAAAACAATTTGTAAAAGATTATACGGGAATACCCGACTGGCTGATTTACCGACTGATAAACCGTGAATATTATTTTGTGGAATAA
- a CDS encoding twin-arginine translocation signal domain-containing protein, translated as MSNEYEQSRRAFLTKLGMTIGAGAVAGEKLSAKVLNDKAEFPLESDQQQLMDRYEDWMDEFIPVIKAFRANPNDKEAGRRIAILSEEAETWREQLTVFMKDDNFARYYMTATERMTKEIY; from the coding sequence ATGAGCAACGAATACGAACAATCAAGAAGAGCCTTTTTAACAAAATTGGGGATGACAATCGGCGCGGGAGCAGTTGCCGGCGAAAAGCTATCAGCGAAAGTGTTGAATGATAAAGCTGAATTTCCGTTGGAAAGCGATCAGCAACAATTGATGGATCGTTACGAGGATTGGATGGACGAATTTATCCCGGTGATTAAAGCATTTCGTGCTAATCCGAACGATAAAGAAGCCGGTCGTCGAATTGCCATACTTTCGGAAGAAGCAGAAACCTGGCGCGAGCAGCTTACCGTTTTTATGAAAGACGATAACTTTGCACGTTACTACATGACAGCCACCGAGCGAATGACCAAAGAGATTTATTGA